The stretch of DNA GATACTTCCCCCACATTTTACATCAATACATCTCCTGATGGGGACCCCGCTTTTTAAAAATTTGTGAATTTATGAACGTAGTATGCGCTACAATCCAATCATCTCACGCTTCCTATGATAGACAAACAAGATGTGACAAATAGCTCGAATGTAAACGACAGTGCGTTCTTTTCTATCAATCTAAAGCAATCCTAACCATTTCCAATACGTCATACTCATAATGACAACAAGAATATAACCAATGACTGTAATAGGAATACCCGCTTTCAAGAAATCTTTAACTGTAAACGTATCTGTCCCGTATGCCAACATACTTTGTGGCGAACTCACCGGGAGAAGGAAACCAAAGCTGATAACGAACTGTTGAATTAATACAAATCCAATCGCATGATCCCCTAAACTTAACGTTGAAGTTAACGATATAAATACCGGAATCAACGCTGAAGCGAGGCTTGTCGCACTTGCAAATCCTAAGTGAATGAGAATATTGAACAATGATATTAACGCAATTGTTGCAACGATTGGCATACCTTTTAAGCCCATCAGTCCAAATGTTTGGTCACTTAACCATTGTGCCGCATGCGTTTGCAACAACACATTCCCTAATGAAATCCCTACACCGAATACAATGATTGTTCCCCATGGAATACGGCTTTCTGCTTCTTTCCAACTCATCACACCAATTTTTGGCGTCAACATGACTGCTAATGCCAATAATGTAATAGAAGACGAATCAATCGGATGTAGTATTTTTTCAGTAGACCACAATAAAAGTAATAATACGGAAATAATAATTAAACGCCACTCTTTTGCTTTAATCGGACCGAGTTCTGCAAGTTGCTTTTGAACCAGTTGTGTGCCTCCAGCAATTTCGTCTTGTTCGGGTGGTACCACTTTTAACATGACAAAATACAATACGAAAGACATAATTATGGACCATGGTGCTGCATACAAAAACCATTCTCCCCATGACACATCATGTCCGAGTTGATCATTAATAAAGTTAATCGCCACGATATTTTGTGCGGCAGCGGTTTTAATACCGATATTCCATATAGAGACCGCTTGAACAGCAGTAATAATCAGTAATGCTGCTAACTTGCTCTCCTTTGCCGCACCAAATGCAGCAATCATCCCTAATAAAATCGGAACGACTGCGCCTGCACGTGCCGTTGCAGATGGAACGAAGAAAGCTAAAATAATCGATACGAGTATCGCACCAATCACGATACGTTTCGTTTTGTTTCCAACAAGAGATAGCACCCAAAGCGCTAAACGTTTATGTAAATTCGTCACTTGCATCGCAGTAGCTAAAAATAATGCAGCGGCAACCAATGCGACAGCGCTTGTTGAAAAACCACTAAAAGCTAATTTCAAAGCATTCCCTGTTCCTAATGGATCAGCGCCTGATAATACGGCACCGCCGACCTTTGGATTTCCGAGTGCCTTTGATAAACCTTGAACCGGACTAAAACCGAGTAAGACAATAATAAGACCAACAATCATCGTTGCCGAAACTGGATATGACACTGCTTCAGTCACCCACAAAATGACGGCAAACGCTAAAATTGCTAACGCAGCTTTCCCCATGAAAGGTAAACTTGCCGGAGTAGGTGCTAATAATACGGCAATTAATGCCACAAAACTCAGTATCAACCATATCGGTTTAAACGTTGTCCCTTCTTTTTTCTTTGAAGCTGTTGTTGAGGCCATTTTTGAGCTCCCCCTTTTCTATCTGTAAATTTAATATTATTGTATCAAGAAAGCATTTCAAAATAATGGATTTGTTATAACTTTCACAAAAAATTAATAACTAGTGGTTCAGTTGTAAAGCCTGATCACCCACATGAATCCACTGTCGTTTAATCATAATTCGATAAATAATAAATGTCACGATAGCCGGTAAAACAAAATGAAACGCAATAATCAATAACCATGTATTCAACTGACTTCCCATCGTATGTAACGTCATGATTTGTCCGACCAAACCGCTCGTTCCCATTCCAGCACCTGCAGCATTATTCGTCATAGGAAATAGCGTTGTCATTATCGGCGCAATAATCGCACTTGCTAAAGTCGGTGGAACTAAAATCAGCGGTTTCATTAAAATATTAGGCACTTGCAACATACTCGTCCCTAATCCGATAGAAATCACGCCACTCATGCCGTTTTCTTTATAGCTCGTTACCGCAAAACCAATCATTTGGCAAGCACACCCTATCGTTGCGGCACCTGCAGCCAAACCTGATAAATCAAGCATTAACGCTAATGCAGCACTCGAAATCGGCGCCGTTAAACACAAACCAAAAATCACTGCGACCAGTATCCCCATGACAAATGGTTGTTGTTCAGTGGAAACCATAATAATTTTACCGATTTCCATCATTAATTCATTCAATATCGGGCCTAAAAATTTCGCGACTGTGCCTCCAATCACTAATGTGAGTAATGGCGTGACGATAATATCAATTTTCGTTTTTGAAGCATAAAAACGGCTCAGTTCAACTGCGATTAAAACGGCAAAATAGGCGCCTACCGCACCACCAGAAAATGTTTCGTAACCGAGCATTCCCACAATGACTGATGTAAATATGACGAGCGGATTTGCTTTTAAACCATAACCAATTGCCGCACCAATGGCTGCCCCTGTTAAACTTTGCGCGACTTTCCCGACATCAACCAAAAATTGAAGTTGCAAACTTGGAAATAACGTTTGATGCCCTATCGTTTGCATAATCAATCCAATAATTAATGAACTAAATAATCCAAACGTCATATAACTTAATCCGTCAATAAACCAACGATGAAGTAATTTTTTCACTTTTTTTGCACACATCCCATCTTGATGATTTAATCTTATTATCCCTATATTAACATAGGTGTCCCTTCTCTGATGAAAAATGTTCCGTCAAAACTGAGGCAACATCTATAATAAGTCATCGCAAAATAAAAAACCCATCAACACCTTCGCTATATGACGATAGCGTACAATGTTGATGGATTTAGAATTGACTCAAAAGGCTTCTCAGTTGTTTCTATAAATTAATATAAACCTTTTGTTTCGTTACTAATATCGATAAAAATATTTTTAACTTGTTGATAATTTTCAATTGCAGCTTTATACGTTTCACGGCCAATACCTGATTTTTTATATCCACCAAATGGTGCACCTTCAGGCACTTGGTTATACGTATTAATCCATACACGTCCAGTACGAACGTTTTTCGCTATATTCAATGCACGATTGATATTTGTTGAGAAGACGCCACCCGCTAAACCATATTCTGAATTGTTGGCAACGTCAATCGCTTCTTGGTCATCTTTCACTTTAATCACAGTTAAAACAGGTCCGAAAATTTCTTCTTGTGCTAATTTATCATCTGCACTATTAACTTCGATAATTGTCGGTTCAAAGAAGAAACCTTTGTCTAAACCATTCTCTGTTTTACGGTGACCGCCTACTAACACTTTCGCACTATCCGATTCATTTGCATAATCAACGTAGCCTTTGATTTTATCGATTTGTGCTTGTCCTGTTTGCGCACCCATTTGTGTTTCTAAGTCTAATGGATCCCCGACTTTAATCTTTTTGAAGGCTTCAACAAGTCGTGGCATAAATTCATCGTACACTTTTTCATGTACTAATAAACGAGAACCTGCACTACATACTTCACCTTGGTTAAATAAGATGCCGAGTTGTGCCCCTTCTAAAGCGACATCAAGATTTGCATCATCTAAAATGATATTGGCACTTTTACCGCCGAGTTCAAGTGTTGCTGGCACGATACGTTTTGCACCTGCCTCTGCCACTTGGTAACCTACATCCGTTGAACCTGTAAATGATAATTTATCGACACCTTCATGATTGAAGATGGCGTTACCAGATTCTGAACCTTTACCTGTTAAAACGTTGACAACACCCGGTGGTAACACTTCTTGGAACACTTTAGCTAATTCAATTAAGCTAAGCGGTGTTGTTGAAGAAGGTTGAATCACTACTGTATTACCCGCTGCAAGCGCCGGTGCAATTTTCCATGCTGCGAGTAACATTGGGAAGTTCCAAGCAACGACTGCCCCTACAACACCAATCGGTTCATGTTGTACAATACTCACAATATGATCTTCCATATTATTGACTGATCCTTCATCCGTATCCACAACACTTGCAAAATATTGATAATGTCTTGCTGAATATGGAATATCAATGTTGAGTGATTCACGAAGTGCTTTCCCTGCATTTAAACTTTCAACATATGCAAAATGTTCTCTTTTTTCCATAATTTTGTCATGCACTTGGCGTAACAAGTTCGCACGTTCATGTTTAGAAAGACGACTCCACTCTGGAAAAGCGTCCGTTGCAGCTTGGACAGCTTTATCGACATCATTCACACTTGCTTTTGCAACTTTCGATAATTGTTCACCGTTGGCTGGGTTAAATACGTCTATATATGCCCCTGTTTCTGACGGTACAAACTCACCATTGATAAACAAACCATACTGTTCATCAATATAATCTCTCTTATTTACACCCATAATATTGCCTCCTTTTAGTTCACACAACACATGATTGATACCAACAATGTGCCATCTCTTTCAATCAATGTGTCATGTACGTACAATTACAAATTTTGTTGATAGTTATAGTATAAGACCCTTATTTTTAAAGGTAAAGTAATTTGACTCAACTAGAAAAAGTACTTTTGAAAGACATAAATTCCCCAAAGAAGAAAAACAAGCCTCCTAAAAGAAGGCTTGTCTGCTGGGGAAAAGAAGTTGAACGCATTGAATTCATGCTGTTCAACATTATGTCATGAGCAATATATGGAAGACTCATGTTTGAAAATGACTGACACCTAAG from Staphylococcus lutrae encodes:
- a CDS encoding SLC13 family permease; the protein is MASTTASKKKEGTTFKPIWLILSFVALIAVLLAPTPASLPFMGKAALAILAFAVILWVTEAVSYPVSATMIVGLIIVLLGFSPVQGLSKALGNPKVGGAVLSGADPLGTGNALKLAFSGFSTSAVALVAAALFLATAMQVTNLHKRLALWVLSLVGNKTKRIVIGAILVSIILAFFVPSATARAGAVVPILLGMIAAFGAAKESKLAALLIITAVQAVSIWNIGIKTAAAQNIVAINFINDQLGHDVSWGEWFLYAAPWSIIMSFVLYFVMLKVVPPEQDEIAGGTQLVQKQLAELGPIKAKEWRLIIISVLLLLLWSTEKILHPIDSSSITLLALAVMLTPKIGVMSWKEAESRIPWGTIIVFGVGISLGNVLLQTHAAQWLSDQTFGLMGLKGMPIVATIALISLFNILIHLGFASATSLASALIPVFISLTSTLSLGDHAIGFVLIQQFVISFGFLLPVSSPQSMLAYGTDTFTVKDFLKAGIPITVIGYILVVIMSMTYWKWLGLL
- a CDS encoding PTS transporter subunit IIC, translated to MKKLLHRWFIDGLSYMTFGLFSSLIIGLIMQTIGHQTLFPSLQLQFLVDVGKVAQSLTGAAIGAAIGYGLKANPLVIFTSVIVGMLGYETFSGGAVGAYFAVLIAVELSRFYASKTKIDIIVTPLLTLVIGGTVAKFLGPILNELMMEIGKIIMVSTEQQPFVMGILVAVIFGLCLTAPISSAALALMLDLSGLAAGAATIGCACQMIGFAVTSYKENGMSGVISIGLGTSMLQVPNILMKPLILVPPTLASAIIAPIMTTLFPMTNNAAGAGMGTSGLVGQIMTLHTMGSQLNTWLLIIAFHFVLPAIVTFIIYRIMIKRQWIHVGDQALQLNH
- a CDS encoding aldehyde dehydrogenase family protein; the encoded protein is MGVNKRDYIDEQYGLFINGEFVPSETGAYIDVFNPANGEQLSKVAKASVNDVDKAVQAATDAFPEWSRLSKHERANLLRQVHDKIMEKREHFAYVESLNAGKALRESLNIDIPYSARHYQYFASVVDTDEGSVNNMEDHIVSIVQHEPIGVVGAVVAWNFPMLLAAWKIAPALAAGNTVVIQPSSTTPLSLIELAKVFQEVLPPGVVNVLTGKGSESGNAIFNHEGVDKLSFTGSTDVGYQVAEAGAKRIVPATLELGGKSANIILDDANLDVALEGAQLGILFNQGEVCSAGSRLLVHEKVYDEFMPRLVEAFKKIKVGDPLDLETQMGAQTGQAQIDKIKGYVDYANESDSAKVLVGGHRKTENGLDKGFFFEPTIIEVNSADDKLAQEEIFGPVLTVIKVKDDQEAIDVANNSEYGLAGGVFSTNINRALNIAKNVRTGRVWINTYNQVPEGAPFGGYKKSGIGRETYKAAIENYQQVKNIFIDISNETKGLY